The candidate division WOR-3 bacterium genome contains the following window.
ACGAGATCGCCGTCTATGTAAACCTGTTCGATCTTCAGACTGTCGAGATTCGTATCGCGAGGTATTTCCGACAAAACGACGAAGTCGGCTCTTTTTTCTTTTTTTATTTCACCCCGGTCAAAATCGCCCAAAGACTGTGCGGAGTCGAGAGTGTAGTGTTTAATAGAGTTTTCGAGGTTCACTTTCTGTGATTCAAAAAACGCATTTATCGCTCCGTGAATCCCCCATAATGGTCCCGGAGGCATGGTGTCGCTTCCGAAACAAAGCCTGCATCCGGCTTTTTCAATTTTTGAAAGCGGATTGTTGTTTTTGAGAATATTTTCAGGCAGGCATTTTTCATACAATTGCGCGGGTCCGGACCACGCTCTTATAAAATTTGGCTGCATGCTGAGATAGACGCCGATTTCTGCGGCGCGTTCGATGAGCTTTTCGGAAGGAAGCTCGAAATGTTCTATTCTGAAGTTCTTTTTATCGTAATCTCCGAAAGCCTCGAAGGCGCCGAGAGCCTGCGAAATAGCTCTGTCTCCTATTGCGTGCATCCAGACTTTTTTTCCGGCATCCACAGCCGAACGCACGTACGAGATGACGTCGGCATCGGAAATCAAAAGCGCTTCGGGATCGGATTTTCCCGTGTCCAGCCATGGGAAAGACACCGCCGCGGTTCTCGCACCAATAGATCCGTCCAGAAAAATTTTTAATGCAGTTATGTGCTCCATGCCTTCGTCTTGATTCCGGTAAAGCGACATGAAATCTTTTTCGACAGCGGCGAATCTGAACCTCAGTTTTAAATCTCGCGCCGAAAGAATTTTTTTTCTCGATGCATTCGATGTTATCTCGCCGACGGAGGTGACGCCCATAGAGAAATATTTTCGGACTGCTTTTTTCAGGGCGTCCATGAACTGCTGATCGTCGGGCGGGAACATCTCGTTTATTCTAAGAACGGGAATCTCTTTAAGGACGCCAGTTTCAATATCGGTCATATCTTTTCTGAATCCCTGTAAAAAAGGCGCTTTTTCAGATATGGCCGTAAGAGCGGGAGTGTTTGCAACTGCCAAGTGTCCGCATACCCTTCTCGCGACCAACGGTTTAACAGATGACAATGAATCGAGGTCTTCCTTTGTGAATTTTCCGGGTGGTTTCCAAAGACTTTCATCGTAATCACACGCCAGATAATGATCTGACGCCGGATTGTTTTTAATGAAAGACGCCATCACATCGAGACATTCCTCTTTGTTGGAGGCGTTTGCCAGATAAGGTCCCGAAAGAGACAATCCCCACTGAGACAAATGGGTATGGCAGTCTGTAAAACCCGGTAAAACAGGTTTGCCCAAAAGATCCTTTTCTTCGGTTCCTTC
Protein-coding sequences here:
- a CDS encoding amidohydrolase family protein, yielding MKEIIFRNCLPFSAYRLSDILVQDGIIKDISVPKKITIEGTEEKDLLGKPVLPGFTDCHTHLSQWGLSLSGPYLANASNKEECLDVMASFIKNNPASDHYLACDYDESLWKPPGKFTKEDLDSLSSVKPLVARRVCGHLAVANTPALTAISEKAPFLQGFRKDMTDIETGVLKEIPVLRINEMFPPDDQQFMDALKKAVRKYFSMGVTSVGEITSNASRKKILSARDLKLRFRFAAVEKDFMSLYRNQDEGMEHITALKIFLDGSIGARTAAVSFPWLDTGKSDPEALLISDADVISYVRSAVDAGKKVWMHAIGDRAISQALGAFEAFGDYDKKNFRIEHFELPSEKLIERAAEIGVYLSMQPNFIRAWSGPAQLYEKCLPENILKNNNPLSKIEKAGCRLCFGSDTMPPGPLWGIHGAINAFFESQKVNLENSIKHYTLDSAQSLGDFDRGEIKKEKRADFVVLSEIPRDTNLDSLKIEQVYIDGDLVYD